The Stenotrophomonas sp. ZAC14D1_NAIMI4_1 DNA segment GTCGACGAAATCGCGATCCACGTCCAGCACGTAGGCCAGGCCACCGGTGAAGCCGGCGCCGAAGTTCAGGCCGACCTTGCCCAGCACCAGCACTACGCCGTCGGTCATGTACTCGCAGCAGTGGTCACCGGCACCTTCCACCACCGCCAGCGCGCCGGAATTGCGCACCGCGAAGCGCTCGCCCGCGCGGCCGGCGGCAAACAGCTCGCCACCGGTGGCGCCGTACAGGCAGGTGTTGCCGATGATGGCGGTGCTGCGGGCCTCGAAGCGCGCGCCACGCGGCGGGCGCACCACCAGGCGGCCCCCGGCCATGCCCTTGCCGACGTAGTCGTTGGCTTCGCCTTCCACTTCCAGGTGCAGGCCGCCGACGTTGAAGGCGCCGAAACTCTGCCCGGCGCTGCCGCGGAAGCGCAGTTCCAGCGGTGCTTCGGCCATGCCCTGGTTGCCATGCGCGCGGGCCACGGCACCGGCCAGGCGGGTGCCGATGCTGCGGTCGGTGTTGTGGATCAGGAAGCGGTGTTCGCCGCCCTGCTTGTGCTCGATGGCCGCGGCCAGCAGGCCATCCATCTGCGTGGCCAGGCTGTCCGGCGATTCGTACAGGCGCTGCGCGGCGCAGTGGCTGCCTTCGTAACGGGCATCGGCCAGCAGGCGCGACAGGTCCACGCGCACGCCATCGCGCGGCGCCGCCTCGATCTGCCGCAGCAGGTCGGTGCGGCCGACGATCTCCTCCAGCGAACGCGCGCCCAGGTAGGACAGCCAGCCGCGCACTTCCTCGGCCAGCAGGCGGAAGAAGTTCTCCACGCGCTCGGGCTGGCCGGTGAAGTGGTTCTCGCGCAGGCGGTCATCCTGGGTGGCCACGCCGGTGGCGCAGTTGTTGAGGTGGCAGATGCGCAGGTACTTGCAGCCCAGCACGATCATCGGCGCGGTGCCGAAGCCGAAGCTGTCCGCGCCCAGCAGCGCGGCCTTGACCACGTCCAGGCCGGTCTTCAGGCCGCCGTCGGTCTGCAGCAGGGTGCGCCCGCGCAGGTCGTTGGCCAGCAGCGCCTGGTGCGCTTCGGCCACGCCCAGTTCCCACGGCACGCCGGCATAGCGGATGGAGCTGACCGGCGAAGCACCGGTGCCGCCGTCATGGCCGGAAATGGTGATCAGGTCCGCACCGGCCTTGACCACGCCGGCGGCAATCGTGCCGACGCCGGCATGGCTGACCAGCTTCACCGACACCAGCGCGGTCGGGTTGACCTGCTTGAGGTCGTAGATCAGCTGCGCGAGGTCTTCGATGGAGTAGATGTCGTGGTGCGGCGGCGGCGAGATCAGGCCGATGCCCGGCTTGGCATAGCGCAGGCGAGCGATCAGCTCGTTGACCTTGTGCCCGGGCAGCTGGCCGCCTTCGCCGGGCTTGGCGCCCTGCGCGACCTTGATCTGCAGCACTTCGGCGTTGACCAGGTATTCGGCGGTGACACCGAAACGGCCCGAAGCCACCTGCTTGATCTTGCTGCGGCGCTGCGTGCCATAGCGCGCGGGGTCTTCGCCGCCTTCGCCGGAATTGCTGCGGCCGCCGAGGCGGTTCATGGCGATGGCCAGCGCTTCATGCGCTTCCGGCGACAGCGCGCCGAGGCTGATGGCGGCGGTGTCGAAGCGCGGGAACAGTTCGCTGGCCGGGGCCACCTCGTCCAGCGGTACCGGCGTGCCCGCCGGCACCAGTTCCAGCAGGTCACGCAGCGCCGACGGCGGCCGCGCATGCACGGCATCGCAGTACTGCTGCCACGCACGCGGGTCACCGCTGCGCGCCGCGCGCTGCAGGGTGGTCACCACGTCCGGGTTGTACATGTGGTACTCGCCGCCGTGCACGTACTTCAGCAGGCCGCCGACATCCACGCCCTGCTGCGCATCCCAGGCCTGCGCGCACAGCTCGCGCGCATCGGCATCCAGGCGCGCGAAACCGGCGCCACCGATGCGCGAAGCGGTATCGGGGAAGCACAGGTCGACCACCTCCGGTTCCAGGCCGATGATCTCGAACAGCTGCGCGCCGCGGTAGCTGGCCACGGTACAGATGCCCATCTTCGAGATGATCTTCGACAGGCCCTTGTAGACGCCCTTGCGGTAGCGGCGGCCGATCTGCGACTGCTCGCCGCCCTTGCTGAGCTTGAGGATGCCGCGGCGGCCCAGGTCGAACAGGGTCTGGTAGGCCAGGTACGGATACACCGCCGTGGCACCGAAGCCGAGCAGGCAGGCCATGTGGTGCGGGTCGCGCGCGGTGCCGGTCTCGACGATCAGGTTGACGTCGCAGCGCAGGCCCAGGTGCGAAAGGTGGTGGTGGATGGCGCTGGTCGCCAGCAGGGCGTGCACCATCGGCCGCCCGGCCACCGGGTAGCGGTCGGACAGCAGCAGCATCACCATGCCCTCGCGGGCGGCCTGTTCGGCCTCGGCGCAGATGCGCTCGATGCCGGCGCGCAGGCCTTCGTCCTCGCTGTAGGACAGGTCGAGCAGGCGGTTGGCCTGCACGTACTGGTCCATCTTCAGCAGCTGGCGCAGCTTGCGCTGGCTCAGCACCGGCGAGTTGAGGATGACGTGGTTCACCGTCTCCGGGCCGGCGTGGAAGATGTTGGTCTCCTTGCCGAGCTGGGTGGACAGGGACATCGCGCAGTCTTCGCGCAGCGGGTCGATCGGCGGGTTGGTGACCTGCGCGAAGGCCTGGCGGAAGTAGTCGTACAGCGGGCGGCTGCGCTGGCTGAGCACGGCCATCGGCGTGTCATCGCCCATCGAGCCGGTGGCTTCCTGCTCGGTCTCGGCCAGCGGCCGCAGCACCTGTTCCACTTCCTCGCTGCTGAGCTGGTACAGCTTGTGGTAGCTGCGCAGGGTGCCCTCGTCGAACGGTTCCTCCACCAGCGAGGGATCGATCAGTTCAGTCTGCAGGTAGGTGACGCCCTGCTGCAGCCACTGCTTGTACGGCGCGCGGCCGCGGTTGATGCGGTCGATGGCTTCCGAATCGAGCAGGTCGCCGCGCTTGAGGTCGATGGCGATCATCTCGCCCGGGCCGAGCTTGCCCTTGCGCACCACGCGCTCGGTCGGCACTTCCCACACGCCCGCCTCGGAGGCGACCAGGAAGTGGCGGTCGGCGGTCAGCATCCAGCGCGCCGGGCGCAGGCCGTTGCGGTCCAGCGTACACACCGCATAGCGGCTGTCGCAGGCGACGATGCCGGCCGGGCCGTCCCACGGCTCACTGTTGAGGCCATGGAACTCGTAGAACGCGGCCAGGTCGGGATCCTTGAACTCCAGCGACTGGGTCGCCGGCGGCACCAGGATGCGCAGCGCCTGGATCAGTTCCATGCCACCGGACACCATCAGCTCCAGCATGTTGTCCAGGCTCTGCGAATCCGAGCCGTGCATGGAGATGACCGGATCGAACTCGGCGATGTCGAAGCGGGGGGTCTTCCACACCTTGCTGCGCGCCTGCGCCCAGCGCCGGTTGCCTTCGATGGTGTTGATCTCGCCGTTGTGGGCGAGCATGCGGAACGGGTGCGCCAGCGGCCAGCGCGGCAGCGTGTTGGTGGAAAAGCGCTGGTGGAACACGATGGCGCTGGAGGCCAGTTCGCGGCGCTGCAGGTCCGGGAAGAAGCGGCTCAGCTTGTCCGGCAGCACCATGCCCTTGTAGCTGATCGCATTGGGGCTGAGGGTGGTGACGTAGTAATCGGCATGTTCGCGCAGCTGCTGTTCGCTGCGGCGGCGGGCCAGGAACAGCGCCAGCGCGAAGCCGCCGTCATCCTGGCCGACACCGGCGTCGACGAATACCTGTTCGATGCGCGGCAGCGTGTCGCGGGCCAGCTGGCCGCAGACGCTGTCATCGGTGGGCACCTCGCGCCAGCCGGCGACCTTGCAGCCCACGGTTTCCACCTGCGCCTGCAGCTGTGTGCGGCAGGCCTGGGCGGCGTCGGCATCGTGCGGGAGGAACACCAGGCCGGCGGCGAAGCGCGCACCCACGGTGATGCCGGCTTCGCTGGCCAGCAGTTTCAGGAAGGCATCGGGGCGGCGCAGCAGCAGGCCGCAGCCATCGCCGGTGAGGCCGTCGGCGGCGACGCCACCACGGTGGGTCATGCGCGAAAGCGCGGCGATGGCGGTGTCGACCAGTAGACGCGAAGGCTGGTCGTCAAGCTGCGCGACCATGCCGAATCCACAGGCATCGCGCTCGGAGCGCGGGTCGTAAAGCCCTTGGCGGTTGCGGGGGGCCATCTCTACCTCGATGCGTAATGAAATGAGCAGGGACACTCGTGCCCGCCCAATCCCTGGAGCGCATCATGAGGCCACCGGATGCCTCGACTAGATCACAGTTGTTGCAACGCCGCAATACACGGTTGCGCGTGCAACCAAAACGCCGGCAAACCCTTGCCGGCGTTGGCTTTCACTCAACCGCAGCGGGCGCCGCTGACCAGGCCCTTTTCGTCCACTTCGATGTTCAGGCGATCGCCCAGGAACTCCATCGTGGCCACGTCGCTGGGCTTGAGCACGCGCACCTGGCTGGCGGCGGCATCTTCCTGGGCCTGCTTGCCCAGCGCGTCGGTGTAGGCCTGGCCGACCAGGCTCTGCACCTGGCTGGCATCGCAGTTGCCGGCCGGCGGTGCTTCGGTGGCCTTGCCGGCTTCGTCGGCCGGGGCCTTGGCGGCTTCGGCGGCCTGCTGGGCATGGGCGGTGGCCGAATCCTGCTCATCCAGCGCGGGCGCCTGGCAGGCGGACAACGCCAGCACGGCCGGCAGCAGCAGGGCGGAGAGCGAACGGGCGCGAATCTGGAACGGCATCATGACTCCGGAACGGAAGGGACTGTGAAGACCCGAGCATAGCCGCCCGAGGCCCCTCACGTGTTTGTCTTGCGTTATTGACGTGGCCACGCCGGGCCGATCGCCACACTGGCGGCATGCCTCCTGCCCCCACCCCCGAACGACAGGCCGCGCGCGCGGCGGGCCTGCGCTATGTCGATGACACCCAGCCCGGCATCAGCCGGCGCCGCGCAGGCAAGGGTTTTGCCTACCGCGATGCCGATGGCCATGCCGTGCGCGATGCCGCAACCCTGCAGCGCATCCGCGCGCTGGCCATCCCGCCGGCCTACACCGCCGTGTGGATCTGCGCCCATGCCAACGGCCACCTGCAGGCCACCGGCCGCGATGCGCGTGGGCGCAAGCAGTACCGCTACCACGCCGACTGGGCGGCGGTGCGCGACTCAGGCAAGTTCGACCGCACCATCGCCTTCGGCGAAGCATTGCCGGCCCTGCGGCGCAGGCTCAGCCGCGATCTCAAGCCACGCGGTTTCCCCCGCGAGAAGGTGCTGGCGGTGGTGGTCGCGCTGCTGGCCGACACCCTGGTGCGGGTGGGCAATGAAACCTATGCCAAGGAAAACAAATCCTTTGGCCTGACCACGCTGCGCAACCGCCACCTGGACCTGTTGCGCGGTGGCCGCGTGCGCATGCGCTTCCGCGGCAAATCCGGGCAGCTGCACGAGGTGACCGTGGGCGACCGCAGGCTGGGCACGCTGGTGCGCGGCGTGCAGCAGCTGCCCGGGCAGGCGCTGTTCCAGTATCGCGATGACGAGGGTGTCATCCAGCCGGTCGATTCCGGTGCGGTCAATGACTACCTGCGCGAGGTGATGGGCGAGGATTTCACCGCCAAGGACTTCCGTACCTGGGGCGGCACCCTGGCGGCGGTGCAGACCTTCGCCGCCACCGAGCTGCCGGAGCCGTCCAGCCAGCGCGCGCTGGCCAAGGCGCAGCGCGAGGTGGTGTGCCAGGTGGCCGCGCGGCTGGGCAACACGCCGGCGGTCTGCCGCAAGGCCTACATCGACCCCTGCGTGTTTGCCGGCTGGGAACGCGGCGAGCTCGCTTCGCTGGCGGGCCTGCGCGGCCCGCGGCAATGGGAGCAGGCCACGCTGAAGGTGCTGCGCCGGGCGCGGCGGCTGGCCAAGCGCAGCGCCTGAGCGCTGCGCAGCGTCGCGTTTGCGCGACGGCGCTTACCCGCAATAGATGGCAGTGATGTTGTTGGTGCGGCCGGTTTCGATGGTCAGGCGATCACCGCCCTCGACGGCCGCGCCTGCGGCAGGGTCAGCGCTGCCACTGGCGGTATTGCCGCTGCGCTCGCGGCTGCCGCGGGTGACCTGCACGTGCAGGCTGTCGCTGTCCACGCGCGCCCGCTCGACGGTCATCGCCGAAGCGGCCAGGCCGACCGCGCCGCGCACCATGTTGGTGTGGCACTGGCCGGAAATCACGCCATCGATCGGCTGGATCTGGGCAACCGGACTGCTGCTGCAGGCGGCAAGGGCAAAGCAGACGGCGGCGGTGGCAATCGCATGTTTCATCTGGGCATTCCTCGTGTCTTGGCCTGAAGAGTGCGACGACACGCGTGGTGGCGGAATGAATGCCATGCACGCGGTGGACACGGTGCGCTCACCGCCACCGACAGCGCGGGCGGGGACACTGCACGAGCGGCGCACGCCGCCCCCGGTAGTGCCGGCCGCTGGCCGGCAACCCCATCCCCCTCCCGAGGAGACCTGCATGGCCACCACCAAGAAGACCCCCGCCCGCCGCAAGGCATCGCCCAAGGTGCGCAAAGGCAGCACCAGGGCAAAGACCGTCGCCGAAACCGACCGCCCGCGCGTGGTGAAGACCGCCACCCGCAAGGCCGCGTCCAGCGATCCGCGCGCGGCCCGGGTGGCCTCGCGGCAACGGCGCCTGCAGGACCAGGAGAAGGCCAAGGACGCACGCGCCACCAAGAAGGCGACGAAGAAAACGGCCACCCAGGCGGGTGCGCGCAGGCAGCCGGAAACCATGCCGACCCAGCACTTGGCCAAGCCCGGGCATGAGCATGCACTGGAACTGGCGCCGCGCTTCCTTGCCCCGGATTACGTCGGCAGCGGCAAGCTGCAGGGCATGCGCGCGATCATCACCGGCGGTGATTCCGGCATCGGCCGCGCCGTGGCCGTGCTGTTCGCCCGCGAAGGCGCCGATGTCGCCGTGCTGCATCTGGATGAAGCGGAGGATGCGGACATCACCCGCCAGCATGT contains these protein-coding regions:
- the gltB gene encoding glutamate synthase large subunit; translated protein: MAPRNRQGLYDPRSERDACGFGMVAQLDDQPSRLLVDTAIAALSRMTHRGGVAADGLTGDGCGLLLRRPDAFLKLLASEAGITVGARFAAGLVFLPHDADAAQACRTQLQAQVETVGCKVAGWREVPTDDSVCGQLARDTLPRIEQVFVDAGVGQDDGGFALALFLARRRSEQQLREHADYYVTTLSPNAISYKGMVLPDKLSRFFPDLQRRELASSAIVFHQRFSTNTLPRWPLAHPFRMLAHNGEINTIEGNRRWAQARSKVWKTPRFDIAEFDPVISMHGSDSQSLDNMLELMVSGGMELIQALRILVPPATQSLEFKDPDLAAFYEFHGLNSEPWDGPAGIVACDSRYAVCTLDRNGLRPARWMLTADRHFLVASEAGVWEVPTERVVRKGKLGPGEMIAIDLKRGDLLDSEAIDRINRGRAPYKQWLQQGVTYLQTELIDPSLVEEPFDEGTLRSYHKLYQLSSEEVEQVLRPLAETEQEATGSMGDDTPMAVLSQRSRPLYDYFRQAFAQVTNPPIDPLREDCAMSLSTQLGKETNIFHAGPETVNHVILNSPVLSQRKLRQLLKMDQYVQANRLLDLSYSEDEGLRAGIERICAEAEQAAREGMVMLLLSDRYPVAGRPMVHALLATSAIHHHLSHLGLRCDVNLIVETGTARDPHHMACLLGFGATAVYPYLAYQTLFDLGRRGILKLSKGGEQSQIGRRYRKGVYKGLSKIISKMGICTVASYRGAQLFEIIGLEPEVVDLCFPDTASRIGGAGFARLDADARELCAQAWDAQQGVDVGGLLKYVHGGEYHMYNPDVVTTLQRAARSGDPRAWQQYCDAVHARPPSALRDLLELVPAGTPVPLDEVAPASELFPRFDTAAISLGALSPEAHEALAIAMNRLGGRSNSGEGGEDPARYGTQRRSKIKQVASGRFGVTAEYLVNAEVLQIKVAQGAKPGEGGQLPGHKVNELIARLRYAKPGIGLISPPPHHDIYSIEDLAQLIYDLKQVNPTALVSVKLVSHAGVGTIAAGVVKAGADLITISGHDGGTGASPVSSIRYAGVPWELGVAEAHQALLANDLRGRTLLQTDGGLKTGLDVVKAALLGADSFGFGTAPMIVLGCKYLRICHLNNCATGVATQDDRLRENHFTGQPERVENFFRLLAEEVRGWLSYLGARSLEEIVGRTDLLRQIEAAPRDGVRVDLSRLLADARYEGSHCAAQRLYESPDSLATQMDGLLAAAIEHKQGGEHRFLIHNTDRSIGTRLAGAVARAHGNQGMAEAPLELRFRGSAGQSFGAFNVGGLHLEVEGEANDYVGKGMAGGRLVVRPPRGARFEARSTAIIGNTCLYGATGGELFAAGRAGERFAVRNSGALAVVEGAGDHCCEYMTDGVVLVLGKVGLNFGAGFTGGLAYVLDVDRDFVDRYNHELIDIHRVSAEGFENYRQHLHRLIGRHRELTGSIWAQQIMDEFRDYIGKFWLVKPKAASIESLTETLRRAA
- a CDS encoding I78 family peptidase inhibitor produces the protein MPFQIRARSLSALLLPAVLALSACQAPALDEQDSATAHAQQAAEAAKAPADEAGKATEAPPAGNCDASQVQSLVGQAYTDALGKQAQEDAAASQVRVLKPSDVATMEFLGDRLNIEVDEKGLVSGARCG
- a CDS encoding DNA topoisomerase IB, producing MPPAPTPERQAARAAGLRYVDDTQPGISRRRAGKGFAYRDADGHAVRDAATLQRIRALAIPPAYTAVWICAHANGHLQATGRDARGRKQYRYHADWAAVRDSGKFDRTIAFGEALPALRRRLSRDLKPRGFPREKVLAVVVALLADTLVRVGNETYAKENKSFGLTTLRNRHLDLLRGGRVRMRFRGKSGQLHEVTVGDRRLGTLVRGVQQLPGQALFQYRDDEGVIQPVDSGAVNDYLREVMGEDFTAKDFRTWGGTLAAVQTFAATELPEPSSQRALAKAQREVVCQVAARLGNTPAVCRKAYIDPCVFAGWERGELASLAGLRGPRQWEQATLKVLRRARRLAKRSA